The Glycine soja cultivar W05 chromosome 9, ASM419377v2, whole genome shotgun sequence sequence GAGGAAGCTTAATCCAGATAGGGATTGTTCTCAGCATGTCTCTCTTGAGATTAAACTCAGGGGACCAATCTCTAAGGAGCATAGTCATGTTCATAATTGTGTAAGGACCCTTCGATAAAATTTCATCCTTGTCCTGGGAAGAATGGAAACGCATAATGAAGTATCCTTCATCATTATAGAACAGATCTGGCAATTTCACAAAACTCCAATTCTTTTCCATGAATTGCTTAACAGAATTCATACTAAGATCTCTCCCTATGACATACATAATCAAAGCAGATTCCCAATATTTAAGCTCACCAATGATGTCTTCAGGTTCAATTTCAGCAATCGACTTTCCTTCCACAATCTTTGGAGCAAAAAACTCAAGAGCCATCCCATTCTCAGGCTTACGATTTCCACTAATTACATCAGTCCATAGCTTTCTTGGTACCTTATTTTCGTTCGTCTCCTCTTTAGGTTTCTCTGGTACATTGCAGTTCGGTAGGTTAGTTGAAGGAATTGGGGTTTCTTCAGATTCATCATCCTCAGAGCTCACATAGTCTTCAACAGTAACTTCATGACTAGCATTGCTAGGTTCCGGGTTCAATTTCGGTGGTGATTTTTGAGTAGTTGTTGACGGTGGCACCGGAATTTTAGCCGGCCGCCCTCGCCCTCGCCCTCGTCCTCTCCCCATTCAAAAACCAAactattattttgaataaatatcattttatgcTTTTACCAGTAACTAAAACATATTATCTTATGTTGAAACATGATTTCATTCTTTACTTTTGTTACATGTTGGATGTGTTACTACGACACTTTCTGTTGAAAATGTCATCACCTGGGCTGTTGAGTTGTAATGCCTATATATAGGCTGATGAATAAAGTGTGAAGTTAACATCTAATAGTTCCTCTACTTAATTTTTTGTCAGTGGTATAGAGCCAGGTTTTTTCTTCATCAAAGAAACATCACAActgattaaaattttcttagtaCTAGGATTGTATAGCTTATAAGCTTTTGATTGATCACTAACACCAAGAAAAATGCATTTTTCTCCCTTGTCATCTAGCTTTTTCCTCTTCTCATATGCAATATGGACATAAGCAATACACTTATAGCCGGTCTTCATCTCCGCTCCATGCTTCCTCCGGTGTCATATTTTGAACAGAAAGAATGAGACTTCTATTCAAAATATGAATACTCCATTTAACAGCTTCGGCCAAAAAATTTTTGGAATGCCACTCCTCGTTAAGACTTCGCACCATATTCAAAATAGTGCAATTCTTCCTTTCAcaaactccattttgttgagacATATATGCTGCTGTAAGTTGCCTCTTAATCCATGGGTCTCACAAAAAGTTGCAAATTCATGTGAGTTGTATTTTCCACGACGATCAGTAGAGAGAACTTTTATTGGACTACCAACTTCTTCTTTCTCAACACGtactttataatatttttaaaggcTGCAAAAGCTTCAGATTTCTCCTGCAAAAAATACACTCATGTTTTTCGTGCAGGTTGCACAAAGTTTTTCTGAAACCATAGTTTGTTGCTactacaaaaaagaaaggaacaaaGCTGCTGCTCTACGTTTATACCTCACGTATTTTCCCTGCCTTTAGACTCACTCAATTTCTCCTGTTTAAACTCACTCTTGGCAGCCGTGTCCACGGACTCTCTCTTGGCTCACCCTCTCTTTTTTTCACCCAGTTGTCACTCTCTAGCTCAGATaccactgataaaaaaaattacaactcaaCATTTAAATGTAAGAGGAACTATTAAATGTAAGAGGAAATTATGAATTAACTTGACACTTTATTCATAATAGACCACATCttgcaacaacaaagaaaattgaAGAAACAATTCCTAAAGATTAGGACAAGAATAACAGACCCACGTGATGACATTTTCAACGACCCCTCTCTTAAATTGATGTTTACAAACACTCCCTTTAATACATATCAACAGCCAAACaccctctaaaaaaaattacaactcaaCATTTAAATGTAAGAGGAACTATTAAATGTAAGAGGAAATTATGAATTAACTTGACACTTTATTCATAATAGACCACATCttgcaacaacaaagaaaattgaAGAAACAATTCCTAAAGATTAGGACAAGAATAACAGACCCACGTGATGACATTTTCAACGACCCCTCTCTTAAATTGATGTTTACAAACACTCCGTTTAATACATATCAACAGCCAAACACCCTCTAATCACGATCTTGCAAAGTGGAAAACGAGTAACTTCCTCAACTTCTGAAACGCAAGCACTCTGAGGGGTTTGGTAAATATGTCAGCAACTTGGTCTTCACTGCTGCAGTAAACAGGATCAATAACTCATCTTTTGTGTGGTTTCTTAAAAAAGATACTTAACATCAATGAGCTTGCTTCTTCCGTGTAAAACAGGATTCTTGGGAAGTTTAATGGTTGAAAATGTCATCACGTGGGTATGTTATTCTTGTCCTAGTCTTTAGGAATTGTTTCTTCAACTTCGTATTATTGCAAGATATGGTCTTTAGTTTAACTGGTCTATAGGAGGGTACgtgttttattttctattttacatATTCATATGAGTGCCTAGTTTGGTGGTAGAATGTTGAGTTGTAATGCCTATATATAGGCTGCTTTATTGATGAATAAAGTGTTAAGTTAATCCAGAATTTCTCTCTTACATTTAATAGTtcctttacttaattttttttatcagttccCACATTTATGTAGGTAGGTATCACAATTTGGTTAATTTGGACTTGAATTGTGGAGAGATCGATAGGAGCTCGAATGAAACTGATGACAATGAATCCCCGAatacaaaatttgttttttttatgaagatacCTGATGCTGCAAAAGCCAAACTCATGGAAGCAATTGAGAAAATTATGGAAGCAATTGAGAAAATTACGAGGATGATGAAAAGTTGTTTCAAAGTACACGTCCCAAGCTGGGTATGTAGGAAAATCTAATTCATTTACAGATAAGCTGAGAGTTTTCTGTCATGCTTTCCATAATGATCTTCCTAATGGTGGTGGTAGATCGTTTCTCTTTGAATGTTTGGCCTTATTTTCTATgggtaaaattttttttttttgggactaGTTTTTTTGTccctttttgcttcttcacagaaaaaaaaaatctgagcaAGCTATCATATGGTGCATGAATTCTAGCTAAGATAGCTTGGCTATATTTTCTATATGTCGAGTGGAATTGTGTTTACTCccataaaataatgtaaaaaacgaaaaagaagaaaaatggctAATCCAAAACTAATGTGGTTCCCTTCACGGTGGGTTTTGATGTAATGATGTTTACGTAGTCAGCATATATAGTGTCAGTCAGTATATAGTGTCCTCCCCTACAATGTGGGTTGATGTTACAGGGAATATCCCCCACTACGTATGTTAATCTCCAATCTGGTGTGGAGAAATTTGTTTGTGATTTTATTTGTACAATAATTGATTGACTGGGCTTTCTAATTCTCATCCTTATTAACAATTCTATCCTATGTAGGATTGTGCTAACTCCTTGAAATGTCTGTTGCAGTGAGAAAAGTTAGGATGGAGATTTTGAGaggttcttttgtaaaacaattaCCAAAAAAGTCAGAACTGTATCCACAGTCTGCAATGCATACAATTAAAAGATCAAATCCATTGAAGCAAGTGAAATATTATTGATACTTGCCAAGGATTTATTGTCGTAAATAGAATCAAATCATCTAACTAAGCAATAACAGAAAAAATGTAGATCCCTTAATTAGTTTAACATTGTGCGTAAGTTGTTGTAAATCTCTTGTTACCTGATTTGGTTTCTACggataaaagaaaacaataacaaaataatgaGTTCAATCATCCACTTGATATTTCATTAATATCAAATGCTAGGTCTAGTATCCAATTGGCACTTGCCAATTGTCCGTGTCTTTTTAGTCACATATATTCACATAAGCCAACAAGGTACTGTACTATCCCTGTATGTGGTGCATTAGTCATATTTGTCTAGAGTGTTTTACAGTTCAATTGAATCAAGATCGGGAACCACAACAACCCTTTTGCTAATCTCGCCAAGATTGCAACACTGTTTCTGTGCAGTGTTCACCGCCATAACATCTTGAACACATCGACAATTTGAACCTGGAGACACCTGTAacagaaacaaaattataaatgcaATAATTGTAGTTACAAGGTAAAACATTCTACAATTAAATTGGACACGCACAAGGGAAAAACTAAACTGACTATGCACTttagtaaatataataaattgaggAGATGTACAAATAGCaaagggtatttttttattttattttaaatgtatggGCAAATAGCATTCTTACGTCGAGCAGAGTTTCTCCTAATTTTAGTTTGATTGCTCCACTCTTGTACACCAGCATTTTGCCCATATATCCCCTTGGCAACTCTTCCAAGGCATTCTTTGACTTTGTGGCCTCTCCCGATACTGTTGATGTACCAATTTTCTCCTTCCCCTTATTACTCTGCTTGTCCATAGGCAGAGGAGTAGGAATCTGAAAGAAAAACATCCTTTGTTCCTCACTCTCCTGTTACAAAATTATCTATGCATTATATCACAGTTTTTGCTGTGTAATGTTTGTACAATTACTTCATTATATATCTGTCATTAATGACTACTAACCAAGATCTCGAGTTCTGCAGCAGAATTAACAGTATTCTCATCATACTCCACACTAGTAGCAGCTTCACCAAATTCTTTCTCATCAAGAATTTCTACCAGAATAAAAGTTCAATACATGACTGTCATTGTTAAAGAAGCATCCTTTGGAGACttgctaaaaatatatttttctacccAGTGTAAGTATTCTACTGTCTTTTATCAGTATAGTTCATGAATATTAATTCTATTAATAGTTCATCTGTTTATGTATATGAGAGCAAACCTGGATCTCCAGAATTTGGCTTCCTCAAAGGAAGAGTAGTCGGATAGTAAGAGTTTTCATAATCCTGTGGTTAAAGGTTCAGATGCTTAGATGTATGAGCAAGATACAGATAAGAATAGAACAGATGCGTGATGACAAAGTCTCACCCATGGTTCCTTGTACTCtcttttgattttcctggcaGATGCATTAGAAGCATCATTTTGATCCTCAGTAGCAACTGAAGAATGTCTTGAACGAATTTGCTCATTGGCAAAATATTTAGATGGTGAACCACTGCTTGTGCCACTATCTATAGATTTGCTTGTGCCATATGTCCTGAGGGAATGTgatgatgaacttccaagacTAAATGCAACTTCCACGCTCGCTGTAAGTTTTAAACACCGAAAATAAGCAGCAAACAagatgaataaaatattaatcagGAAGGTGAAGGTAATTTATCTTTGTGAGCAGGCCACACAATCAACTAATGAGGGAGTCCAAGATATATGTTCACGCAGTCAAAATGCCGGGCTAGTATTTTCCATGGGACTTCTCTGTTAAACAGAAAAGCTTAACATATTTCATGTAAATGTACTATATCTCGTTTGAAACTATAACCACGCTTTTCCCTTTACACAGATACTACCTATACTCACCATGCGTAGCAACTGTCTTCAATTTCAAAATCTTCAACATTAACcacaaaacttttcaaaaagCAATGCAACTATCATACGAAATAGGGTGATTAATAATGTTCTACaatgtttttcatattttcaacGATGATGTCTTTTGGCATGTAAGGTTATGAAAACGAACGACAAATAGTGTTTGCAAAACTAATGAAATTTTACAACCAAAAACTAATGAAAACTTACATTTTCTTTCGACTTTAGGCTCGCGTTTTGCAGGATTTTCCTGCAAACGTAAATAACAGCAAATCAGTAACACTTTAGCATCAAGGGAAAGAAAAAGCCTCGTTAGCTTAACATAACAATTGCTAACTTATGATATAATTTAACCGAGTTAAGTCCATGTAGTCTTCATGGCAACCTCATTGACATAGAGCTTGATATAGTGCCAATAACAATATTGCCGGGAACTCAGGTAAGGATTAATAAAAGATTAACTTCTCAGAAAGTTCCCTAGCAAACAGTTTAACTATTCTGTGACAAAAAGAGTAAATTTACAGACTCacgtgtcatgaggcatgacaTCCTGCTGTGATATTCGTAACATTAATTAAACTTCACTATGGTTCAGGTAACTAGAGAACACGAGCACGTTGCTCTTATTCATATAGTGCAACATGGCATTTTGGGTGCAATGCCCATCACACTGTTTTATATGACTACCTTTGAGTGTAACACTGCATCTCTGAAAAATCTCACACTCGCATGTATTTggtattgattatttttttaggaaaataaaaatccttCTTTTATGTTAAAAGTTCTCtgcttaaatttttattttatactttttttaatataaaaggtTATAATTCAAATTCACACATATAGCAGCACACACAAAATTTGGTAAAATTGTTAACCCTTCCAATTAATTATTTACACTCTTCACTAACTATTTTTAGTTATAGATTCGAaattaagcaaaattaaaaatgcaatctttatattttaaagtttgacagaaaaataactaatttcgCACTtcttatttgaaaataatagcTGTAGTTAAAGAGTGTGGATAGACGaacgccaaaaaaaaaaagagtgttgATAGACAGCTACTTTTTGACTAAATAATTCACGAATATAAACGTTCTGATTTCTATTCTAACCTCTTTTTCTTTCGAGCATTTAaacaaaaggaaggaaatttgcgtaaatatttaatattgaatTTTGACTTCAAAAGTTaccataataataaattaggAGCACTGCACAGTAATAATGAACATGAAATGATTAAGAGAGACTTACATGTCGTCGACGCGAGAGAGCTCGAGGCACTTCGCTATCTTCGTTTCGCTTATCATCCGCTTCGCTGCATCGAAGTAATTTCCACAATCAGATACTAAAAATAATCTATCTATGCGGAATTCAAAGTGAATTTGCTCAATTACGTTTTGGGAGCTCGGACTGCTTTGAGATTCCTGGGTTTGAACTTGGGCTGAATGAagaatacaaaaacaaacaaacaatatTTTCAACCAAAATTAACATTTTCAGAGAAAAGGAGACGGATTCGTTGTCTGTGAGTACCTTCCAGGCTTTTGAAGTGCCCTGATCTGGGTCCATGGCGTTGCACTTCAACAACACGAAGAGCAAAACGACGAACTCAAAAAAACACCTATTTTCACGAAAAATGGTTTCGAACCCGTGACCTAACTTTCGTTGCTCGGGAACTCTACCACTGAACGGGCAACACTATTTATGACCTCATCTCcactttatattataaataggtAAGAGTCATGACAAT is a genomic window containing:
- the LOC114425108 gene encoding uncharacterized protein LOC114425108 isoform X2, whose amino-acid sequence is MDPDQGTSKAWKPKFKPRNLKAVRAPKTEADDKRNEDSEVPRALSRRRHENPAKREPKVERKSSVEVAFSLGSSSSHSLRTYGTSKSIDSGTSSGSPSKYFANEQIRSRHSSVATEDQNDASNASARKIKREYKEPWDYENSYYPTTLPLRKPNSGDPEILDEKEFGEAATSVEYDENTVNSAAELEILIPTPLPMDKQSNKGKEKIGTSTVSGEATKSKNALEELPRGYMGKMLVYKSGAIKLKLGETLLDVSPGSNCRCVQDVMAVNTAQKQCCNLGEISKRVVVVPDLDSIEL
- the LOC114425108 gene encoding uncharacterized protein LOC114425108 isoform X1, encoding MDPDQGTSKAWKPKFKPRNLKAVRAPKTEADDKRNEDSEVPRALSRRRHENPAKREPKVERKSSVEVAFSLGSSSSHSLRTYGTSKSIDSGTSSGSPSKYFANEQIRSRHSSVATEDQNDASNASARKIKREYKEPWDYENSYYPTTLPLRKPNSGDPEILDEKEFGEAATSVEYDENTVNSAAELEILESEEQRMFFFQIPTPLPMDKQSNKGKEKIGTSTVSGEATKSKNALEELPRGYMGKMLVYKSGAIKLKLGETLLDVSPGSNCRCVQDVMAVNTAQKQCCNLGEISKRVVVVPDLDSIEL